The Malus domestica chromosome 10, GDT2T_hap1 genome contains a region encoding:
- the LOC103412187 gene encoding uncharacterized protein isoform X3, which produces MEGKEDGDAYEERPPSPAQVLQEISEEAFKVAGETLQNVVSGKSSMPPLAPGHTRSQSEVVTTTHRRSNSFQKLKTQMQKAWRWGGSSRDGLRLSFNPEVLANQKRQWYQRYSKSKGHIKYTEPTSLFEHFIIAGLHPDANLDTAEDAFVKRKKWEMEMINCGIVDLKLLQQRGPPIPTLEPQILFKYPPGKRFDMRLTDLASFCFPGGVKARLLEKTPSLSDLNQVVYGQEHLGKDDLSFIFSLKVADNATLYGVCLHVSEIVQRPPAILGISSPNSHSTGGLFRFLVSAPRCYCVLSRVPFFELHYEMLNSIIQQERLKRITQFASEMALNDFVPTLPKVQDYDNESPERESFDNWMDSAIPVNSSIALTVAGAGIRPEDETPPSSLKIWELQSPESVSASESSDFCQVRYLDKDGRRDSQCSDDYGFEASETRSEASERICAIYGNDHTSPEVGTSFSTRNRTLERLGSSESLFSPARSMVSEDEDDDLSSTCEKEFGDELIMEWARENKNDLLQILCGFHALPLPQRGSEFSFQPLEHLQATEYRRPSVAALGFDENSVDSFEDPGVNVMLAAAEEALALSIWTTATICRVLSLESILSLLTGVLLEKQVVIVCPNLGVLSATVLSLIPMIRPFQWQSLMLPFLQYLQVLPGKILDFLDAPVPFIIGIQQVPADLKRKTSDPVQVNVQKDQVKMCHLPSLPGHKDLATELGPIHARLSREGSFAQKHPVYRCNEVQIEAAGQFLEVMKNYAESLCSDLRSYTITSVQSNSDRVEKLTPFLYFLKIALSIPFRARTDNL; this is translated from the exons ATGGAGGGTAAAGAAGATGGTGATGCATACGAAGAGCGGCCTCCGTCGCCTGCTCAGGTTTTGCAGGAAATATCTGAGGAGGCATTTAAAGTGGCAGGGGAAACACTGCAAAATGTGGTCTCAGGTAAATCGAGCATGCCACCACTGGCACCGGGGCATACGCGCTCCCAAAGTGAAGTTGTAACTACGACACACAGACGGAGCAATAGctttcaaaaattgaaaactcagATGCAGAAGGCTTGGAGATGGGGTGGAAGTTCGCGGGATGGTTTGCGGTTGTCTTTCAATCCTGAGGTTTTGGCAAACCAAAAACGCCAGTGGTATCAGCGTTACTCCAAATCAAAG GGCCATATAAAATATACCGAGCCAACTTCACTCTTTGAGCATTTTATTATTGCGGGGCTTCATCCTGATGCTAACCTTGACACTGCGGAGGATGCATTTgttaaaagaaagaaatgggAGATGGAGATGATAAATTGCGGAATTGTTGACCTTAAATTGCTACAGCAGCGGGGACCTCCAATTCCTACATTAGAACCTCAG ATACTTTTTAAATATCCTCCTGGGAAGCGGTTTGATATGCGTTTGACAGATTTAGCTTCCTTTTGTTTTCCTGGAGGGGTTAAG GCACGGTTATTGGAGAAGACTCCGTCACTAAGTGATTTAAATCAAGTTGTTTATGGACAG GAGCATTTAGGCAAAGAtgatttatcatttattttctcACTCAAG GTGGCAGACAATGCAACACTTTATGGTGTTTGCCTGCATGTGTCAGAAATTGTTCAGAGGCCTCCTGCTATCTTAGGCATCTCATCACCTAATTCTCATTCGACAGGAGGACTCTTCCGCTTTTTGGTTTCTGCACCTCGATGCTACTGTGTGCTATCCAGAGTTCCTTTTTTTGAGTTACATTACGAGATGCTGAATAG TATCATTCAACAGGAGCGTCTGAAGCGAATAACACAATTTGCTAGTGAAATGGCCCTCAATGATTTTGTCCCTACATTGCCCAAAGTACAAGATTATGATAATGAGTCCCCTGAGAGGGAGTCTTTTGATAATTGGATGGACTCCGCAATACCAGTGAACAGTTCAATTGCACTTACAGTTGCTGGTGCAGGAATCAGACCGGAGGATGAGACTCCACCTTCTTCACTCAAGATATGGGAACTGCAGTCCCCTGAAAGTGTTTCTGCTAGCGAAAGTTCAGATTTTTGTCAAGTACGGTATTTAGACAAAGATGGTAGAAGGGATTCACAATGTTCTGATGACTATGGTTTTGAGGCCTCTGAAACTCGTTCAGAGGCTTCAGAAAGAATATGCGCAATCTATGGAAATGACCATACTTCTCCAGAGGTTGGGACATCTTTCTCCACCAGGAATCGCACATTGGAGCGTCTTGGCAGTTCTGAATCTCTATTCAG TCCAGCTAGAAGCATGGTATCGGAGGATGAAGATGATGACCTTTCCTCAACGTGTGAGAAAGAGTTTGGTGATGAACTAATAATGGAATGGGCTAGG GAGAACAAGAACGATTTATTACAGATTCTTTGTGGTTTTCATGCTTTGCCTCTCCCGCAACGAGGAAGTGAGTTTTCTTTTCAACCTCTTGAACACCTACAAGCTACTGAGTATAGGAGACCTTCAGTTGCTGCTCTTGGTTTTGATGAGAATAGTGTTGATTCATTTGAAGATCCTGGg GTCAATGTTATGTTAGCTGCTGCTGAGGAAGCGCTTGCACTATCAATATGGACAACTGCAACAATTTGCCGAGTTCTCTCCCTTGAAAGT ATTTTGTCATTGCTTACGGGAGTATTACTAGAAAAACAAGTGGTGATAGTGTGTCCGAATCTG GGTGTGCTATCAGCTACAGTATTGTCTCTCATTCCCATGATTCGTCCATTTCAATGGCAGAGTTTAATGCTTCCT TTTCTTCAATATCTTCAGGTTCTACCAGGGAAAATACTTGATTTTCTTGACGCCCCAGTTCCATTTATT ATTGGGATACAACAGGTTCCTGCAGACCTGAAGAGGAAAACGTCGGATCCTGTTCAAGTTAATGTGCAAAAGGATCAG gtgaaaatgtgtcatttGCCGTCACTTCCAGGACATAAAGATCTAGCCACTGAATTAGGGCCCATCCATGCTAGACTGTCGCGTGAAGGTTCATTTGCTCAAAAGCATCCTGTATATAGGTGCAACGAAGTGCAG ATCGAAGCTGCAGGCCAGTTTTTGGAAGTCATGAAGAACTACGCAGAATCACTTTGTTCAGATCTAAGGTCTTACACAATAACAAGTGTACAATCAAACAGTGACAGGGTAGAGAAACTAACACC GTTTCTTTACTTCTTAAAGATAGCTTTATCGATTCCTTTCCGAGCAAGGACAGACAATTTATGA
- the LOC103412187 gene encoding uncharacterized protein isoform X1, with the protein MEGKEDGDAYEERPPSPAQVLQEISEEAFKVAGETLQNVVSGKSSMPPLAPGHTRSQSEVVTTTHRRSNSFQKLKTQMQKAWRWGGSSRDGLRLSFNPEVLANQKRQWYQRYSKSKGHIKYTEPTSLFEHFIIAGLHPDANLDTAEDAFVKRKKWEMEMINCGIVDLKLLQQRGPPIPTLEPQILFKYPPGKRFDMRLTDLASFCFPGGVKARLLEKTPSLSDLNQVVYGQEHLGKDDLSFIFSLKVADNATLYGVCLHVSEIVQRPPAILGISSPNSHSTGGLFRFLVSAPRCYCVLSRVPFFELHYEMLNSIIQQERLKRITQFASEMALNDFVPTLPKVQDYDNESPERESFDNWMDSAIPVNSSIALTVAGAGIRPEDETPPSSLKIWELQSPESVSASESSDFCQVRYLDKDGRRDSQCSDDYGFEASETRSEASERICAIYGNDHTSPEVGTSFSTRNRTLERLGSSESLFSPARSMVSEDEDDDLSSTCEKEFGDELIMEWARENKNDLLQILCGFHALPLPQRGSEFSFQPLEHLQATEYRRPSVAALGFDENSVDSFEDPGVNVMLAAAEEALALSIWTTATICRVLSLESILSLLTGVLLEKQVVIVCPNLGVLSATVLSLIPMIRPFQWQSLMLPFLQYLQVLPGKILDFLDAPVPFIIGIQQVPADLKRKTSDPVQVNVQKDQVKMCHLPSLPGHKDLATELGPIHARLSREGSFAQKHPVYRCNEVQIEAAGQFLEVMKNYAESLCSDLRSYTITSVQSNSDRVSLLLKDSFIDSFPSKDRQFMKLFVDTQMFTVLTDSRLSSFENGDP; encoded by the exons ATGGAGGGTAAAGAAGATGGTGATGCATACGAAGAGCGGCCTCCGTCGCCTGCTCAGGTTTTGCAGGAAATATCTGAGGAGGCATTTAAAGTGGCAGGGGAAACACTGCAAAATGTGGTCTCAGGTAAATCGAGCATGCCACCACTGGCACCGGGGCATACGCGCTCCCAAAGTGAAGTTGTAACTACGACACACAGACGGAGCAATAGctttcaaaaattgaaaactcagATGCAGAAGGCTTGGAGATGGGGTGGAAGTTCGCGGGATGGTTTGCGGTTGTCTTTCAATCCTGAGGTTTTGGCAAACCAAAAACGCCAGTGGTATCAGCGTTACTCCAAATCAAAG GGCCATATAAAATATACCGAGCCAACTTCACTCTTTGAGCATTTTATTATTGCGGGGCTTCATCCTGATGCTAACCTTGACACTGCGGAGGATGCATTTgttaaaagaaagaaatgggAGATGGAGATGATAAATTGCGGAATTGTTGACCTTAAATTGCTACAGCAGCGGGGACCTCCAATTCCTACATTAGAACCTCAG ATACTTTTTAAATATCCTCCTGGGAAGCGGTTTGATATGCGTTTGACAGATTTAGCTTCCTTTTGTTTTCCTGGAGGGGTTAAG GCACGGTTATTGGAGAAGACTCCGTCACTAAGTGATTTAAATCAAGTTGTTTATGGACAG GAGCATTTAGGCAAAGAtgatttatcatttattttctcACTCAAG GTGGCAGACAATGCAACACTTTATGGTGTTTGCCTGCATGTGTCAGAAATTGTTCAGAGGCCTCCTGCTATCTTAGGCATCTCATCACCTAATTCTCATTCGACAGGAGGACTCTTCCGCTTTTTGGTTTCTGCACCTCGATGCTACTGTGTGCTATCCAGAGTTCCTTTTTTTGAGTTACATTACGAGATGCTGAATAG TATCATTCAACAGGAGCGTCTGAAGCGAATAACACAATTTGCTAGTGAAATGGCCCTCAATGATTTTGTCCCTACATTGCCCAAAGTACAAGATTATGATAATGAGTCCCCTGAGAGGGAGTCTTTTGATAATTGGATGGACTCCGCAATACCAGTGAACAGTTCAATTGCACTTACAGTTGCTGGTGCAGGAATCAGACCGGAGGATGAGACTCCACCTTCTTCACTCAAGATATGGGAACTGCAGTCCCCTGAAAGTGTTTCTGCTAGCGAAAGTTCAGATTTTTGTCAAGTACGGTATTTAGACAAAGATGGTAGAAGGGATTCACAATGTTCTGATGACTATGGTTTTGAGGCCTCTGAAACTCGTTCAGAGGCTTCAGAAAGAATATGCGCAATCTATGGAAATGACCATACTTCTCCAGAGGTTGGGACATCTTTCTCCACCAGGAATCGCACATTGGAGCGTCTTGGCAGTTCTGAATCTCTATTCAG TCCAGCTAGAAGCATGGTATCGGAGGATGAAGATGATGACCTTTCCTCAACGTGTGAGAAAGAGTTTGGTGATGAACTAATAATGGAATGGGCTAGG GAGAACAAGAACGATTTATTACAGATTCTTTGTGGTTTTCATGCTTTGCCTCTCCCGCAACGAGGAAGTGAGTTTTCTTTTCAACCTCTTGAACACCTACAAGCTACTGAGTATAGGAGACCTTCAGTTGCTGCTCTTGGTTTTGATGAGAATAGTGTTGATTCATTTGAAGATCCTGGg GTCAATGTTATGTTAGCTGCTGCTGAGGAAGCGCTTGCACTATCAATATGGACAACTGCAACAATTTGCCGAGTTCTCTCCCTTGAAAGT ATTTTGTCATTGCTTACGGGAGTATTACTAGAAAAACAAGTGGTGATAGTGTGTCCGAATCTG GGTGTGCTATCAGCTACAGTATTGTCTCTCATTCCCATGATTCGTCCATTTCAATGGCAGAGTTTAATGCTTCCT TTTCTTCAATATCTTCAGGTTCTACCAGGGAAAATACTTGATTTTCTTGACGCCCCAGTTCCATTTATT ATTGGGATACAACAGGTTCCTGCAGACCTGAAGAGGAAAACGTCGGATCCTGTTCAAGTTAATGTGCAAAAGGATCAG gtgaaaatgtgtcatttGCCGTCACTTCCAGGACATAAAGATCTAGCCACTGAATTAGGGCCCATCCATGCTAGACTGTCGCGTGAAGGTTCATTTGCTCAAAAGCATCCTGTATATAGGTGCAACGAAGTGCAG ATCGAAGCTGCAGGCCAGTTTTTGGAAGTCATGAAGAACTACGCAGAATCACTTTGTTCAGATCTAAGGTCTTACACAATAACAAGTGTACAATCAAACAGTGACAGG GTTTCTTTACTTCTTAAAGATAGCTTTATCGATTCCTTTCCGAGCAAGGACAGACAATTTATGAAG TTATTTGTGGACACACAGATGTTCACTGTTCTAACTGACTCTCGTTTGTCAAGCTTCGAGAATGGTGACCCCTAA
- the LOC103412187 gene encoding uncharacterized protein isoform X2, which translates to MEGKEDGDAYEERPPSPAQVLQEISEEAFKVAGETLQNVVSGKSSMPPLAPGHTRSQSEVVTTTHRRSNSFQKLKTQMQKAWRWGGSSRDGLRLSFNPEVLANQKRQWYQRYSKSKGHIKYTEPTSLFEHFIIAGLHPDANLDTAEDAFVKRKKWEMEMINCGIVDLKLLQQRGPPIPTLEPQILFKYPPGKRFDMRLTDLASFCFPGGVKARLLEKTPSLSDLNQVVYGQEHLGKDDLSFIFSLKVADNATLYGVCLHVSEIVQRPPAILGISSPNSHSTGGLFRFLVSAPRCYCVLSRVPFFELHYEMLNSIIQQERLKRITQFASEMALNDFVPTLPKVQDYDNESPERESFDNWMDSAIPVNSSIALTVAGAGIRPEDETPPSSLKIWELQSPESVSASESSDFCQVRYLDKDGRRDSQCSDDYGFEASETRSEASERICAIYGNDHTSPEVGTSFSTRNRTLERLGSSESLFSPARSMVSEDEDDDLSSTCEKEFGDELIMEWARENKNDLLQILCGFHALPLPQRGSEFSFQPLEHLQATEYRRPSVAALGFDENSVDSFEDPGVNVMLAAAEEALALSIWTTATICRVLSLESILSLLTGVLLEKQVVIVCPNLGVLSATVLSLIPMIRPFQWQSLMLPVLPGKILDFLDAPVPFIIGIQQVPADLKRKTSDPVQVNVQKDQVKMCHLPSLPGHKDLATELGPIHARLSREGSFAQKHPVYRCNEVQIEAAGQFLEVMKNYAESLCSDLRSYTITSVQSNSDRVSLLLKDSFIDSFPSKDRQFMKLFVDTQMFTVLTDSRLSSFENGDP; encoded by the exons ATGGAGGGTAAAGAAGATGGTGATGCATACGAAGAGCGGCCTCCGTCGCCTGCTCAGGTTTTGCAGGAAATATCTGAGGAGGCATTTAAAGTGGCAGGGGAAACACTGCAAAATGTGGTCTCAGGTAAATCGAGCATGCCACCACTGGCACCGGGGCATACGCGCTCCCAAAGTGAAGTTGTAACTACGACACACAGACGGAGCAATAGctttcaaaaattgaaaactcagATGCAGAAGGCTTGGAGATGGGGTGGAAGTTCGCGGGATGGTTTGCGGTTGTCTTTCAATCCTGAGGTTTTGGCAAACCAAAAACGCCAGTGGTATCAGCGTTACTCCAAATCAAAG GGCCATATAAAATATACCGAGCCAACTTCACTCTTTGAGCATTTTATTATTGCGGGGCTTCATCCTGATGCTAACCTTGACACTGCGGAGGATGCATTTgttaaaagaaagaaatgggAGATGGAGATGATAAATTGCGGAATTGTTGACCTTAAATTGCTACAGCAGCGGGGACCTCCAATTCCTACATTAGAACCTCAG ATACTTTTTAAATATCCTCCTGGGAAGCGGTTTGATATGCGTTTGACAGATTTAGCTTCCTTTTGTTTTCCTGGAGGGGTTAAG GCACGGTTATTGGAGAAGACTCCGTCACTAAGTGATTTAAATCAAGTTGTTTATGGACAG GAGCATTTAGGCAAAGAtgatttatcatttattttctcACTCAAG GTGGCAGACAATGCAACACTTTATGGTGTTTGCCTGCATGTGTCAGAAATTGTTCAGAGGCCTCCTGCTATCTTAGGCATCTCATCACCTAATTCTCATTCGACAGGAGGACTCTTCCGCTTTTTGGTTTCTGCACCTCGATGCTACTGTGTGCTATCCAGAGTTCCTTTTTTTGAGTTACATTACGAGATGCTGAATAG TATCATTCAACAGGAGCGTCTGAAGCGAATAACACAATTTGCTAGTGAAATGGCCCTCAATGATTTTGTCCCTACATTGCCCAAAGTACAAGATTATGATAATGAGTCCCCTGAGAGGGAGTCTTTTGATAATTGGATGGACTCCGCAATACCAGTGAACAGTTCAATTGCACTTACAGTTGCTGGTGCAGGAATCAGACCGGAGGATGAGACTCCACCTTCTTCACTCAAGATATGGGAACTGCAGTCCCCTGAAAGTGTTTCTGCTAGCGAAAGTTCAGATTTTTGTCAAGTACGGTATTTAGACAAAGATGGTAGAAGGGATTCACAATGTTCTGATGACTATGGTTTTGAGGCCTCTGAAACTCGTTCAGAGGCTTCAGAAAGAATATGCGCAATCTATGGAAATGACCATACTTCTCCAGAGGTTGGGACATCTTTCTCCACCAGGAATCGCACATTGGAGCGTCTTGGCAGTTCTGAATCTCTATTCAG TCCAGCTAGAAGCATGGTATCGGAGGATGAAGATGATGACCTTTCCTCAACGTGTGAGAAAGAGTTTGGTGATGAACTAATAATGGAATGGGCTAGG GAGAACAAGAACGATTTATTACAGATTCTTTGTGGTTTTCATGCTTTGCCTCTCCCGCAACGAGGAAGTGAGTTTTCTTTTCAACCTCTTGAACACCTACAAGCTACTGAGTATAGGAGACCTTCAGTTGCTGCTCTTGGTTTTGATGAGAATAGTGTTGATTCATTTGAAGATCCTGGg GTCAATGTTATGTTAGCTGCTGCTGAGGAAGCGCTTGCACTATCAATATGGACAACTGCAACAATTTGCCGAGTTCTCTCCCTTGAAAGT ATTTTGTCATTGCTTACGGGAGTATTACTAGAAAAACAAGTGGTGATAGTGTGTCCGAATCTG GGTGTGCTATCAGCTACAGTATTGTCTCTCATTCCCATGATTCGTCCATTTCAATGGCAGAGTTTAATGCTTCCT GTTCTACCAGGGAAAATACTTGATTTTCTTGACGCCCCAGTTCCATTTATT ATTGGGATACAACAGGTTCCTGCAGACCTGAAGAGGAAAACGTCGGATCCTGTTCAAGTTAATGTGCAAAAGGATCAG gtgaaaatgtgtcatttGCCGTCACTTCCAGGACATAAAGATCTAGCCACTGAATTAGGGCCCATCCATGCTAGACTGTCGCGTGAAGGTTCATTTGCTCAAAAGCATCCTGTATATAGGTGCAACGAAGTGCAG ATCGAAGCTGCAGGCCAGTTTTTGGAAGTCATGAAGAACTACGCAGAATCACTTTGTTCAGATCTAAGGTCTTACACAATAACAAGTGTACAATCAAACAGTGACAGG GTTTCTTTACTTCTTAAAGATAGCTTTATCGATTCCTTTCCGAGCAAGGACAGACAATTTATGAAG TTATTTGTGGACACACAGATGTTCACTGTTCTAACTGACTCTCGTTTGTCAAGCTTCGAGAATGGTGACCCCTAA
- the LOC103412187 gene encoding uncharacterized protein isoform X4, whose protein sequence is MEGKEDGDAYEERPPSPAQVLQEISEEAFKVAGETLQNVVSGKSSMPPLAPGHTRSQSEVVTTTHRRSNSFQKLKTQMQKAWRWGGSSRDGLRLSFNPEVLANQKRQWYQRYSKSKGHIKYTEPTSLFEHFIIAGLHPDANLDTAEDAFVKRKKWEMEMINCGIVDLKLLQQRGPPIPTLEPQILFKYPPGKRFDMRLTDLASFCFPGGVKARLLEKTPSLSDLNQVVYGQEHLGKDDLSFIFSLKVADNATLYGVCLHVSEIVQRPPAILGISSPNSHSTGGLFRFLVSAPRCYCVLSRVPFFELHYEMLNSIIQQERLKRITQFASEMALNDFVPTLPKVQDYDNESPERESFDNWMDSAIPVNSSIALTVAGAGIRPEDETPPSSLKIWELQSPESVSASESSDFCQVRYLDKDGRRDSQCSDDYGFEASETRSEASERICAIYGNDHTSPEVGTSFSTRNRTLERLGSSESLFSPARSMVSEDEDDDLSSTCEKEFGDELIMEWARENKNDLLQILCGFHALPLPQRGSEFSFQPLEHLQATEYRRPSVAALGFDENSVDSFEDPGVNVMLAAAEEALALSIWTTATICRVLSLESILSLLTGVLLEKQVVIVCPNLGVLSATVLSLIPMIRPFQWQSLMLPFLQYLQVLPGKILDFLDAPVPFIIGIQQVPADLKRKTSDPVQVNVQKDQVKMCHLPSLPGHKDLATELGPIHARLSREGSFAQKHPVYRCNEVQIEAAGQFLEVMKNYAESLCSDLRSYTITSVQSNSDRVSLLLKDSFIDSFPSKDRQFMKLREW, encoded by the exons ATGGAGGGTAAAGAAGATGGTGATGCATACGAAGAGCGGCCTCCGTCGCCTGCTCAGGTTTTGCAGGAAATATCTGAGGAGGCATTTAAAGTGGCAGGGGAAACACTGCAAAATGTGGTCTCAGGTAAATCGAGCATGCCACCACTGGCACCGGGGCATACGCGCTCCCAAAGTGAAGTTGTAACTACGACACACAGACGGAGCAATAGctttcaaaaattgaaaactcagATGCAGAAGGCTTGGAGATGGGGTGGAAGTTCGCGGGATGGTTTGCGGTTGTCTTTCAATCCTGAGGTTTTGGCAAACCAAAAACGCCAGTGGTATCAGCGTTACTCCAAATCAAAG GGCCATATAAAATATACCGAGCCAACTTCACTCTTTGAGCATTTTATTATTGCGGGGCTTCATCCTGATGCTAACCTTGACACTGCGGAGGATGCATTTgttaaaagaaagaaatgggAGATGGAGATGATAAATTGCGGAATTGTTGACCTTAAATTGCTACAGCAGCGGGGACCTCCAATTCCTACATTAGAACCTCAG ATACTTTTTAAATATCCTCCTGGGAAGCGGTTTGATATGCGTTTGACAGATTTAGCTTCCTTTTGTTTTCCTGGAGGGGTTAAG GCACGGTTATTGGAGAAGACTCCGTCACTAAGTGATTTAAATCAAGTTGTTTATGGACAG GAGCATTTAGGCAAAGAtgatttatcatttattttctcACTCAAG GTGGCAGACAATGCAACACTTTATGGTGTTTGCCTGCATGTGTCAGAAATTGTTCAGAGGCCTCCTGCTATCTTAGGCATCTCATCACCTAATTCTCATTCGACAGGAGGACTCTTCCGCTTTTTGGTTTCTGCACCTCGATGCTACTGTGTGCTATCCAGAGTTCCTTTTTTTGAGTTACATTACGAGATGCTGAATAG TATCATTCAACAGGAGCGTCTGAAGCGAATAACACAATTTGCTAGTGAAATGGCCCTCAATGATTTTGTCCCTACATTGCCCAAAGTACAAGATTATGATAATGAGTCCCCTGAGAGGGAGTCTTTTGATAATTGGATGGACTCCGCAATACCAGTGAACAGTTCAATTGCACTTACAGTTGCTGGTGCAGGAATCAGACCGGAGGATGAGACTCCACCTTCTTCACTCAAGATATGGGAACTGCAGTCCCCTGAAAGTGTTTCTGCTAGCGAAAGTTCAGATTTTTGTCAAGTACGGTATTTAGACAAAGATGGTAGAAGGGATTCACAATGTTCTGATGACTATGGTTTTGAGGCCTCTGAAACTCGTTCAGAGGCTTCAGAAAGAATATGCGCAATCTATGGAAATGACCATACTTCTCCAGAGGTTGGGACATCTTTCTCCACCAGGAATCGCACATTGGAGCGTCTTGGCAGTTCTGAATCTCTATTCAG TCCAGCTAGAAGCATGGTATCGGAGGATGAAGATGATGACCTTTCCTCAACGTGTGAGAAAGAGTTTGGTGATGAACTAATAATGGAATGGGCTAGG GAGAACAAGAACGATTTATTACAGATTCTTTGTGGTTTTCATGCTTTGCCTCTCCCGCAACGAGGAAGTGAGTTTTCTTTTCAACCTCTTGAACACCTACAAGCTACTGAGTATAGGAGACCTTCAGTTGCTGCTCTTGGTTTTGATGAGAATAGTGTTGATTCATTTGAAGATCCTGGg GTCAATGTTATGTTAGCTGCTGCTGAGGAAGCGCTTGCACTATCAATATGGACAACTGCAACAATTTGCCGAGTTCTCTCCCTTGAAAGT ATTTTGTCATTGCTTACGGGAGTATTACTAGAAAAACAAGTGGTGATAGTGTGTCCGAATCTG GGTGTGCTATCAGCTACAGTATTGTCTCTCATTCCCATGATTCGTCCATTTCAATGGCAGAGTTTAATGCTTCCT TTTCTTCAATATCTTCAGGTTCTACCAGGGAAAATACTTGATTTTCTTGACGCCCCAGTTCCATTTATT ATTGGGATACAACAGGTTCCTGCAGACCTGAAGAGGAAAACGTCGGATCCTGTTCAAGTTAATGTGCAAAAGGATCAG gtgaaaatgtgtcatttGCCGTCACTTCCAGGACATAAAGATCTAGCCACTGAATTAGGGCCCATCCATGCTAGACTGTCGCGTGAAGGTTCATTTGCTCAAAAGCATCCTGTATATAGGTGCAACGAAGTGCAG ATCGAAGCTGCAGGCCAGTTTTTGGAAGTCATGAAGAACTACGCAGAATCACTTTGTTCAGATCTAAGGTCTTACACAATAACAAGTGTACAATCAAACAGTGACAGG GTTTCTTTACTTCTTAAAGATAGCTTTATCGATTCCTTTCCGAGCAAGGACAGACAATTTATGAAG CTTCGAGAATGGTGA